Part of the Rhineura floridana isolate rRhiFlo1 chromosome 8, rRhiFlo1.hap2, whole genome shotgun sequence genome is shown below.
gtttccgccgggccctgaagacctggctgttcaggcaggcctatgggatctctgggatcGGTTAGTTTTAATGTGGTCATTAATCTGAAGAGtggggttttagatgaattgtggtcctcattgattttattgtattttactgtatgttgtacgtcgcctagagtggccgttaactcggccagataggcgactcagaaataaaattttattatgatgatgatgatgggctgTTCTCCAGGTAGAAAATACTATTCTATTGACCCACTTCCTGAAACAGCAAATATTTTCATCTCAAATAAGAGCGTTGGCAGGTTCAGATAAAACTCTCTTTTTTCTCTACTTGTACTACATGTATATAACAAAAATAATGTCCTATCAAATGGGGGGTATCCAATCCTAGTCAcagtcagagtggacccattgaaattattcTCCCAtgatatttaacatctatataaaactgctgggagctatcatcaggagttttgggctgcggtgtcaccaatatgctgatgatgcgcagctctatctctcttttaaatcctcaccggagtcggctgtggagaccttgtccaagtgcctggaatgagtgggtggatgggaaggaacaggctgaagctcaatcctgacaagaccgaggtgctacttgtgggtgacaggggaaggttgggtgttgttgacctgaagcttaatggggtgagtctacccctgaaggatcaggtccgtagccttggggttgttcttgattccaagctgtccatggaggctcagatttcggcagtgagccgggcagcttggtatcaactacacctcatatggaggctgcaaccctacctccctatccatcagctcccactggtggtacatgccctggtcacctctcgattagactactgcaatgcgctctacgtggggttacccttgaaaacggtccggaaattacaactggtgcagaatgcggcggctcgtttgcttacaaacaaccgccgccgtgatcacatcacaccagtgttatttcatctacactggcttccagttgttttctgggcccaattcaaggtgttggtgttaacctttaaatccctatacggtttcggtccagtttacctgaaggagcacctccagtaccacaaattaagccaccCGACTAGAtaagccacgcagggccttctctcagtcccaccaacaaaaacagctaggttggtggggactagagagagggcattttcagtggcggcccccactctctggaactccctcccgttcgatcttcgccatgtcccttccctggatacatttcgccgagccttgaaaacttggctctttggacaggcctttgggatctccggggtgggctaatgtttctgtgattgttttataattgttattgattgccctacatggttttatactgctacattagtgttgactgcattgtattttattttgtattacattgtattttactgcattttaatgtgtatgtcgcctagagtggcttcggctagataggcgacacaaaaaataaatttattattattattattattattattattattattattattattactggacataactaacttagctgcattaatgtcaatggattttctttaaaaacccTTTGAGATCACAACTGATGTCAGGGAGTTGGGAAGATCAAAGTCTAAAGGCCCAGGGTCAAAAGAGAATAGTGCACCAAACATTAAAGAACCTGTACCACAATGAATTAAAATTTTGAGTGATATATAATTCATACCCTGGTGTGAGtggaagggcttttgatccagaGGGAAGTATTTGTTCAcaaaagaggaagggagggtttttttttttaccaatgcTCCCTCTCCCTGACAGCCCCCAGCACCCCCTGAAAATCTGTTTTGGATGGTTCCCCAATTGCCTCCCCTCCTTTTCCATGAGCAGATGCCTCCACTAGCTCAACAGCCTAAGAGTGCTAATTGTAGATATCACAATGATTAAGAAAAGATTCCCTTATTCAATGCAAAATCAGCACTCTATGGAATATACCTTAATTTCTATGTATGTACTTCTGGCTGGTTAGAACAAAGGCTGAATGAAACTGACCACTGGTCTAAACATTGTGCCTGCCGCCTTTGGGCTGCAAAATATTTGCAACTTAGAattaattgtttttgcatttaaattttttttataaCAGAATGTTTCTTTTACCCTGTAAAAGGGATGCTATGAAGGCTGTTGCTACACTGCTAGAACATAAGAGGACTGAGTGATCAAGACGGTATTTGCCCTCAGGAATCCAACCCAAAATAACAGCTGCCACGGCTGCCAGGAAACCAACTACAGTTGCTTGTAcctaaagaaataaaaggaaaaaagaaaatttaaTTAGCATGAGGAAAAATTGCCTCCATAAAAACAGCTTGATATATAACATTTATACTAGtggccaggaaatccaaatagcTATCAAGATAATGGTAGAACATCCAGTGTCCATTACTTCAAACTCATGAGAAATGGGTTCTTTGTTCTGGAACCTCTCTCCTTAGCATCAACTTTCAAAATGGGCAATGACAGAGTTAGACTGTGCACAGCCAACTGCGCCATTataatttttattgaatttttatttttattttgttgatttattatttttatccatttttTCTGTTTATGGACAAATCAGCTTTCAAAATTAAAAGTATGTGCaatacaatcctaagcatgtttacacaaaagtaaatcctactcagCTCAATGGTGTTTATTTCCTAGTAAATTTGGTAAAGACTGCAGTATAAAACATATATAACAAATAGTTATCATAAAAAGACAAATAGTGTAAGACCAcagcagataaaaacattttGGAATACAACCAGATATTCATTTTAGAACAGTTCAAGGCTATATTTTAAGAACAGTGTTACACAACTTTGAAAATAATTACTCAAGTCTGACTCAAGTGCAATTTGAATATTATTTAAACTTTCAAAATAATATAAACATTAATTTCACCTAAAAATGCTTAAATTGTATGTGTTCAACAGCTTTGCTAACATGTTTTGTTTCTATGATAAGAATGTGTTcatttgcaaacacattttgatGCTTTTATGAATCCTTACCTGTTTTAAGGCCAAATTACCAATTATTAAATTCCACTTCTCAATTGGTGAATCCATTTTCCCAACATTTACCTGTAAAAATCAGTAATGTGTTTGAACATGTGAAAAATCTTAACACATTGCCTTGGTAGTAATTAGAACAGCTGAATTTCCATCACTTTTGGCTATGAGCAGTTTGTGCCATATCAGCATAACTgataaaataatattattaacATGGTTAATTATGAAACAGTTATAAAAACCAGAATCCTTTTTGAAGTGCAGAAATATTTCCTTATAATGGCATGTTATAAAATGTTACAGTGTGgttagtgtcagactgggacctgagaaaccaaggttcaaatcctcactcagccataaagctcaccttgggccattcactgtctctcacagtctagcctacctcacagggttgttgtaagaacaaaatggagaaggggaaaccatgtacatcaccttcaGCTCGTTAGAagcaaggtgggatatacatgtagtAGATAAATAAACTCTGTAATACTTTGTGGAGTTATCTTTTACTTATCAAGACTATTCAAAGAGGAGGAGTTGGTaggtaaaaaaagggggggaaacaaaaaTGGGATATTCCGTTGAAAATAAGAATACAGTAGAactctgcaatcctatacacttcagaagtaagtcccattgagttcagttgggcttactcccatgCCAGTTCATAGAAATTATATGCAAATTATGCCAATTACAATCAATGACATCAAAGATATAAAACAATTGTGGTTTTCCCACACAGATCTGACTGCTCTTTGATTGCTAGGAACCTTCACTTTAATGGTCTCTATATATTCTCATTGGTTGACCATGCATTTACTCAAAACTGTTTTAAGACAGGCTTATGCTTATGTGATATATGAattcacttattttattttatacactTTAAAACCATTCACCGTTCACTGTAAAACCATTAAACTCTATAGAGGTAAGTGGACAGCTCTCAAATATTTTAATACTTCTGAACCAGGAAATTACATAACATTTATTACTAAAGCGCATTTTGCAGAACTATTCATATAGAAGTATGTGAGGATAAAAAAAGAATTGAAGAGGCCTGAGATCCTCCACCGAATCTGACAAAAGACTGGGTGTAATGTATTATGAAGGGGTGCAGGGATGGCACACTGTCACCTGTCAACTATCActtggctatactctgcctccattgttggaggcagtatgctcctgaataccaattgctggaaacctcaggtggggaaaatgttcttgcactcaggtcctgcttgtaggcttcccaggggcatctggttggctactgtgagaacagaatgctggagtagatgaaccactggactgatccagcagactcttcttctgTTCACTTGCCTTTGAGACGTGATGGTGGATAGCCAGTGAAGAACTGGACTATCAGCCTAGAGGACACTCTGAGCTGATAAAGGTCTCTGCTTCCTTCCTTTCCAGATTCTTGGACAAGACTGTTAGGGACTAGGTAGCCACCTCAATACTGAGATGCCTTCTAAAGAAGGTGGAGGCCACCGGTTTTGTTCTCAAAGGTGCCCCTATATACTAAGAAACTGACAATATCAATACCCCAGCCTCAAAATACTACAAATACTTACAGCTGTTGACAGTCGAGATGCCAAAGTCATTTCCAAGTTCCCTTTCAAACCAAGTAGTGCAGGAACCAAAATGAAAACTTCAGTAATATTTTTGAACActtcccaatgctatttaacaaacaggaaacaaaatatatatacaaaataaaatagatgttttaaaaatcacACAAAATTACATTTCTGGCAAAGGGTTTTCTACCTAGATATCACCAAGAGCAAAAGATTCATGAATATAAAGTAACTAATAAGGACTGTATCTATCGTCCCAATATCGGTAGCTTCAGCGGTACATTCCCGTAATGAATCATGTCATATCTTAGCTGAATACATAGAACTGTTGTTTCTTTTGCCAAATTTACTTAAATAGTATATTAAAAGTGCAGGCAGTGTTAGTGCCATCCAATAACTGAGTGACTGATCTGCTTTGATATCACAGTGTGACTTTCAAGACAAAGGTGTCATGGCCTCTCCTGCTGCCATTTGTTTAGCTGCTCCACTGTTATAGAAAAATAGCTCATTCTAACAGTAACATTGCCTAGCACACATTTTACAAGCTTGTCAACAAAATATAAAGGGAGACCTTGTTGAAACCTTGCTGAAATCAATAGATTACATCCATAACATCTTTTTTCCTACAAGCTGGAAACTATCAAAAAAGGAGATATATGTAGTGTGGCATGTCTTGTTTTTGGGAGCTCCTTGTAATGacgagccagtgtggcgtagtggttagagtgttggactatgacctgggagtccagggttcgaatccccacatagctatgaagtttactgagtgaccttgggcactgcctctcagcctcagaggtaggcaatggtaaatcacctctgaataccgcttaccatgaaagccctattcatagagttgccataagtcggaattgactcaAAGGTACTCCATTCCCATTTTGTAATGACAATGTTCTTTTCCAAATGCTTACAGACTAACTGGTTAATGATCTGTTCTCAAACCTTTCCAGGTATCAGCTGACCGATCGTTTGTATTCTGGATCTCTTTTCCCCCTTTCTAAAGATGGAGACATCATACACTTGCCTCTAATCCCCCAGCATATCCTATCCCCTAGTGCTTCTTAAAATTTATTGCCAGAGACTCTGAGATTACACCTGCAAGTTCCTTTAGTACCCTAGGATACAATTCATCTGACCCTAAAGCTTGCATTCAAGAGGATCAGGGTAGATTAAATAACATTCCTTAATTCAATTTCCTACTGACAAATTGAGAAATTTCAAATATAAATCTGAATATTTCATAGATTCTTCAAAGATCATGGCACTTGTGATATGTTCATCCCTTTTACACTAGTGCAGTTTGACTGGCTTTGAAAATTCTGCCCTTACACCAAATGACCTCATTCCCTCTCAttcagcagcaataaaaatggatTTTCCAGATATCAGGAAAAAGTAAGACAATTACTCAGTGAAGAACATAAAACTAGAAAAATGGCATAATTGATATCTTGTTCAACCTTTGCTGAAAAAACGTTTATTACAAGGATAGTTACCCCTCTAAAACTTTACCTCATATGAACAAAAAGTTGCCCAGATTCAGATTTCTCAAACAAAAACCTCAGCTCCCTCTTGACCACACAAAAACTGGTCTTGTAAATAAAGAGGATCCAGGTCCAGCACAATCTCAGCTTGTGCGAATAAAGTATTAGCTGCATCACGAGTAACATACTAGCCATTCTAGATATCTAGAAGTGTGAAGAATGTATTAAGGGCTACAGTGCTCATCTGTTCCAGCCTAGGTTCTGCTTAACTGAGAATGAGCCTCCTTTCACAATGTGAAACCAAGCAATAGGAAGATGGATGCATGTTCTCACTTCTACCAAAAGGCAAAAACGTATATAAGAGTAAGTACAGATGTCCTTTGGTTCAGCACTTTTGCACTTAGTCCTTTTGTACAGCTATGTAGCTTTCAAACTGAATTGGGAATTCCTGGAAGGAAGGGAAACTGATGTTTCTTGTTTTCAGCAAAGCTAAATGAAGCACAATGAACAGTCATGAAGCCATTTCTTTGCCCTCCGCCCCTCTATCTCCCCAGCCAATTGTGCAGAATGGTGACTGGCTGGTTCTTGCAGCAGTCGTGATGCAACTCCATCCCATTCagcgttttaaaaaatgaattcacTTTTAAGGCACCAAAAAAACATTTGATTCTATGAACATGCTGGATATGTgggacaaggtacctcaccaaagacttctgaggaagcttagcagtcatggaataagaggagaggtcctcatgtggataaggaattggttaagaagcagaaagcagagagtaggaataaacagacagttctcccaatggagggctgtagaaagtggagtccctcaaggatcggtattgggacctgtacttttcaacttgttcattaatgacctagaattaggagtgagcagtgaagtggccaagtttgctgacgacactaaattgttcagggttgttaaaacaaaaagggattgtgaagagctccaaaaagatctctccaaactgagtgaatgggcggaaaaatggcaaatgcaattcaatataaacaagtgtaaaattatgcatattggagcaaaaaatctgaatttcacatatacgctcatggggtctgaactggcggtgaccgaccaggagagagacctcggggttgtagtggacagcacgatgaaaatgtcgacccagtgtgcggcagctgtgaaaaaggcaaattccatgctagcgataattaggaaaggtattgaaaataaaacagctgatatcataatgccgttgtataaatctatggtgcggccgcatttggaatactgtgtacagttctggtcgcctcatctcaaaaaggatattatagagttggaaaaggttcagaagagggcaaccagaatgatcaaggggatggagcgactcccttacgaggaaaggttgcagcatttggggctttttagtttagagaaaaggcgggtcagaggagacatgacagaagtgtataaaattatgcatggcattgagaaagtggatagagaaaagttcttctccctctctcataatactagaactcgtggacattcaaagaagctgaatgttggaagattcaggacagacaaaaggaagtacttctttactcagtgcatagttaaactatggaatttgctcccacaagatgcagtaatggccaccagcttggatggctttaaaagaagattagacaaattcatggaggacagggctatcaatggctactagccgtgatggctgtgctgtgccaccctagtcagaggcagcatgcttctgaaaaccagttgccggaagcctcaggaggggagagtgttcttgcactcgggtcctgcttgcgggcttcccccaggcacctggttggccactgtgagaacaggatgctggactagatgggccactggcctgatccagcaggctcttcttatgttcttatgtgggtgaaaaacacaaatttaaaaagtcaaaacccagccaacaacaaaaaaactatGCTGGAGGTAGTCAGAGATCTGTGGTAGAAAAAAAGCAGAGATACAGCAAAGCAGAGCTGGCTTCATTTTCCATCATCCTCTTGGAAGCTGTATGTATAAACAGcattacaaaacaaacaaaatgataaaacaaaacaaaaacatttcagcCTGTGTTGCCAACAGGCAAGAAAATTCAAGAGATTCCAGAGGCAATGAACACTCAAGTGGGTGGAAAAAAAGTTACAATGCTTTATCTGAAATATTTAACCAGTGGTTTATGGCAGGCAGGCAATAGACAGATAAAGTAGCTAACATCTCCTTTCAGCCATTGGGAACCCCAGACAAGTAATGGTGGAGAGATCCCCAGCTGGCCCCTACgcacagggccagttctaaagggcggccaggtggggcactggcccaagggcccctagaGCTACagtggcccctccactccccttctgcgatccacagaAGCATGACAGGAGCCGTGGATCGCGGGACAATAGTTGcgaaccgcctgccatccccctgcttcacctacctttctctccgctgttttttgcagtttgccatcaatcaagatggcagctgaggtttccctaaggggctgaagcctctgccgccatcttggttgatggcatgcatgcgtgctacaagcgcacattgctgccatcaaccaagatggtggcagagtcttcagccccttagagaaaccttggccgccatcttgattgatgggagacctgcgtgcgcagtgcatgcagccgcaataaacagcggagagaaaggtaggtgaagcgggggtaTGGCATGTGGCTCAGCTGCtgctgtcctgcgatccctcccatggctgcttctgcagatcgcggaaggggagtggaagggcccagggcaggctgatgcccaagggccccggcgtgcctggagccggccctgcctacACAGCATCCCCAACTGACCTGGGTCTGCGCTGAGGCTCCCTGAGCAGGAGTTAGAGACCCTTATATATACccaaaagagcccctggacctgggtacaggtttgcacctgtgacttaaactagctatacctgtggggatgttttttaaaaaaaaaatgggtctCACGCTTCCGCCTTTGTTTATCCATTCAGTTGACCAGTGTCCTTGCTTTGAAGCAGCCTGATTCACTGCACCTGCCTTTGAAGGCCAAGGTCCCAGGGCTTCACAGTGTGTGAAAACATCCTCCCTAATGATCTGTTGGCATCCTCTatctatttttgccaattaagagcctcttgtacctcatctgtgttacatCAACAAAGCTTCTCAGATTTATGTACTATCGTATTCTACATAGGCTCGATGAGAAAGAAAGCAACAAGCCCACCTGGCTGGGAAGCAGGGGAGTGAGATAGGAGTATGGGTCAGGGAAATGGAGCATGCCACACTATGCCTCCTCATACATCAAGAGGTCTTGCAGTCATTTCCCATACACAGCCTTAGTATAAAAGACCATACTGAATGTCATGATTAAGTGCATCAGAAATAATCAGACTATGTATAGTAGAAGCCATACTAGACAAATACCAACCTGAACAATATCCAGAACCATCCCAGCAGATACTGTTCCAAAGCCTGCTAGCAAAAATGGGACAAGTATCTGTAATGCCATAATGCTACTAGATTCCTTTGGCTGTTTTCTGCTGCCTTCCACAATGGTATCTTCATCACCATCACTTGACACAGTGTTGTCCTGCAGCATAGCATCTGTCTCCGACATGTCCATTTCATCTGAATAATTATAACTTgcaaagttatcatactttgggctaCAGCTCGATGAATTATGTCCATTGTGATGAAAAGTTGATTCTGAAAAATGATGATAATCCATGTGCTGATCAGTCCTAACACTGAAACTGTGCCCTGAAGGCTGTAATCTATCTTGCCAGAGACCATTCACTTTCTTATGTCTCTCTTCCTGGTTTTTGTGATAAACAATTGGAACCATACTTAATAGCAGGTTCAAGAACTTGTCCGACTGAATTGTATTTAGATTTATAGTCCAGTTTACAAAACCTTCTGTATGATAGgctttatcatttgttttctTGCTGACAGACCTTCCTTTACAATTAGTCATGCTGTTTCAGAAATAGAGTTCTGAGGATTACTTCAGATCCCAGGGAAGACGTTTTACAGATGCATCAAACTGTTATACAAAGATCTTTGATTCAATATAGCTGATCACTTTAAGTTGCCTGTTGTGTAGAATCTTTTTACTACATTTTGGTCTTGAGCAAGTCCACAACAATACTTGGATCTAAAAGCAACACagtaaacatattaaaatgtctGCCTTGGGGTTGGGGTAATTCTAAAATGTGatagcttttttgttttgttacgtTATAATTTTGGTTACATATTAACAGTAATTGTATCCTGCTATTAAACTTCCTGCAGaggcattaatttcagtgaagtCATCATACTGTTGCAATCATTTTTTCaataagtttttatttatttgtaattcCAATAACCAATCAATAAGGATAACAAATTGAAAActtgcaagatacagaaatgtagGATGTACAGCACCCCATAACTGAGGTATATTTTGACATTACAAGTTGTTACAAGTCATGAAGCACTCAAATAACTTCTCCAAGGAGATGTGTCCCTCATTGAGGGTTAGTGAGCTGCCCTGCTTTTAATCTCAAGTCAGTCTTAGTTATATGATGTTATGCTGACATAACAGCAGCAGTAAAAGGGGAAGGAAATGGGTAGATTCGGGGTGGGTAGGTAAAAATCAGCTTAATTCAGATCCTATCCTTTCCCAAGGCAAAATCCTGATTCTCCTTCTGAAGTAAGAGAGCAAAATAATGGAGAGTCCCCACTTCATTCTTCTCCCCTCACCGAAGGCATAATGTAAGACTAACTCTATATTTAATCAAGTCAAATCACCTGCAGTATACATGACCCAACCAAGGAACATACATCTCTGAGCCCCCATGTCTAGAGAACTTACATAAAAAATTGTGTCTGACAAAGGGGCTGTCCATACTTGTGTTTGAATCCCTATCTGTAGGAGCCCTGATGCTCCTGGCTTCCTGCCTGAAGCCTGACCTATGGCATTAGGTGTATTAAAGGAGACACTGTAAATGCTTTCTGGTAGTAAGCTTGTGCCTTCTATGTGGAAGAGATTATGAAATTACTGAAATGACATTATCATAGTGCTCCTCCCACCACTGCTTGCATATTGAGGCCTTCCATGCACTGGAGAGTTTGAGAGTGTGGAAatagctgagagcaatgccgtcaggggtctagaccaagaggttagactcctagcaggggcatccaaggtggaatggtcaaagctgagacaccagaataagatgcatccaagcttagaggaaggcaatggta
Proteins encoded:
- the SLC41A2 gene encoding solute carrier family 41 member 2 isoform X1, producing MTNCKGRSVSKKTNDKAYHTEGFVNWTINLNTIQSDKFLNLLLSMVPIVYHKNQEERHKKVNGLWQDRLQPSGHSFSVRTDQHMDYHHFSESTFHHNGHNSSSCSPKYDNFASYNYSDEMDMSETDAMLQDNTVSSDGDEDTIVEGSRKQPKESSSIMALQILVPFLLAGFGTVSAGMVLDIVQHWEVFKNITEVFILVPALLGLKGNLEMTLASRLSTAVNVGKMDSPIEKWNLIIGNLALKQVQATVVGFLAAVAAVILGWIPEGKYRLDHSVLLCSSSVATAFIASLLQGIIMVGVIVGSKKTGINPDNVATPIAASFGDLITLAILAWISQGLYDCLEKYYYISPLAGAFFLALTPMWIVIAAKHPATRTVLHSGWEPVITAMVISSIGGLILDTTVSDPNLVGIVVYTPVINGIGGNLVAIQASRISTYLHLHSVPGELPEEAKGCYYPCRTYCGTGVNNKSAQVLLLLVIPGHLIFLYTIHLMKSGHTSLTPIFIVVYLFTAILQVFTLLWIADWMVHHFWKKGKDPDSFSIPYLTALGDLLGTALLAMSFHFLWLIGDRDGDVGD